Proteins co-encoded in one Magnetococcales bacterium genomic window:
- a CDS encoding HigA family addiction module antidote protein, with translation MREIALIHPGEHLAEFLEEYHITQYRLAKEINVPPRRVNEIVHGKRSISADTALRLGRFFGTTPEFWMNLQTHYALEAERERLSDDLNGIHSVQEINSAATLA, from the coding sequence ATGAGAGAGATTGCACTCATCCATCCGGGGGAACACCTTGCCGAATTTTTGGAAGAGTATCACATTACCCAATACCGTTTGGCCAAAGAGATCAACGTACCACCACGTCGGGTCAATGAAATCGTGCATGGCAAACGCAGCATCTCTGCTGACACGGCCTTGCGTCTTGGCCGATTTTTCGGAACAACACCAGAATTTTGGATGAATCTTCAAACCCATTATGCCCTGGAAGCGGAACGGGAACGGTTGTCCGACGATTTGAACGGGATCCATTCCGTTCAGGAGATCAATTCCGCTGCCACGCTGGCCTGA
- the metW gene encoding methionine biosynthesis protein MetW, with product MPDLRVDLEVIAGLVAPESRVMDLGCGDGLLLDHLIRKKNARGFGVEISLEKVRTCIERGVPVYHGDLDQGLSDHHDNAFDYVILSHTLQTVTRPRFVIQEMLRVGKKSIVSMPNFGHWRNRLSLAIEGRMPQNPQFPFEWHDTPNIHVCTILDFQDLCQSMRVRIIKQIPLGWAGNRPQGVFKRFFSNLLVPMAAANLLAPMAVFLLEKREP from the coding sequence GTGCCTGATCTGCGCGTGGACCTGGAGGTGATCGCCGGCCTGGTGGCACCCGAGTCCCGGGTCATGGATCTGGGATGCGGCGATGGATTGCTGCTCGACCATCTGATTCGCAAAAAAAACGCCCGGGGTTTCGGTGTGGAAATTTCCCTGGAAAAAGTGCGGACCTGCATCGAACGCGGTGTCCCGGTCTATCACGGTGACCTCGATCAGGGTTTGTCGGACCACCATGACAACGCCTTCGACTATGTCATTCTGTCCCACACCCTGCAAACCGTCACCCGACCCCGCTTCGTCATCCAGGAAATGCTGCGGGTCGGCAAAAAAAGCATCGTTTCCATGCCCAACTTCGGCCATTGGCGCAACCGTCTGAGCCTGGCCATCGAAGGACGCATGCCCCAAAATCCGCAATTTCCCTTCGAATGGCACGATACGCCCAATATTCATGTCTGTACCATCCTGGATTTCCAGGATTTGTGCCAATCCATGCGTGTCCGGATCATCAAACAAATCCCCCTGGGTTGGGCGGGCAACCGACCCCAGGGAGTGTTCAAACGGTTTTTTTCCAACCTTCTGGTTCCCATGGCGGCGGCCAATTTGTTGGCTCCGATGGCTGTTTTTCTCCTGGAAAAGAGAGAGCCGTGA
- a CDS encoding type II toxin-antitoxin system RelE/ParE family toxin, whose amino-acid sequence MIKSFRCRETGRIFRRHHAKSFPREIQKRAKMRLDRIDAAFNLLDLRVPFSHQLETLQGDRLGQHSIRINDQWRMCFVWKDGDAYDVEIVDYH is encoded by the coding sequence ATGATCAAGAGCTTTCGCTGTAGAGAAACCGGGAGAATCTTTCGGCGACACCACGCCAAATCTTTTCCACGCGAAATCCAGAAACGAGCCAAAATGCGACTTGATCGGATAGACGCAGCCTTCAATCTCCTTGATTTGCGTGTACCCTTTTCACACCAACTCGAAACTCTACAAGGAGATCGGCTGGGACAACACAGCATCCGCATCAATGATCAGTGGCGCATGTGTTTTGTCTGGAAGGATGGCGACGCATACGACGTAGAAATCGTGGATTACCACTAA
- the secF gene encoding protein translocase subunit SecF, producing MELIRNKTHIDFVGIRNYAFAFSGILILISVLSFIFQGLNFGIDFAGGTLIQMRFPGPTKIEDIRSHVTPLGLGELVIQEFGSSEEVIIRVERHMEGEKVQSELVGKLTQVLQPLAGNGKIEVRRVEYVGPQVGKELTWKGLMAVFYSLFAILAYVGWRFEFRFALGAVIALFHDVIITVGYFSLFHREFTLVVVAAVLTVIGYSINDTIVVFDRIRENMKRLKKQPLSVIINAAVNETLSRTLITSLTVVLVLVSLLLVGGEVIRDFSLALFIGVVFGTYSSIFVASPIVILLEKKLTSQIPAVETSNGQ from the coding sequence ATGGAACTGATTCGGAATAAGACCCATATTGATTTCGTTGGGATACGAAACTACGCCTTTGCCTTCTCGGGGATTCTGATCCTTATCAGCGTCCTCTCCTTCATTTTTCAGGGACTCAATTTTGGTATCGACTTTGCCGGTGGCACCCTGATCCAGATGCGCTTTCCGGGTCCCACCAAAATCGAGGACATCCGCTCGCATGTGACCCCACTTGGTCTGGGCGAGCTGGTTATCCAGGAGTTCGGCAGCAGTGAAGAGGTCATCATCCGTGTCGAACGCCATATGGAAGGGGAAAAAGTCCAATCGGAACTGGTCGGAAAATTGACCCAGGTGCTGCAACCTCTGGCCGGTAATGGCAAGATTGAGGTGCGCCGCGTGGAATATGTCGGTCCCCAGGTTGGCAAGGAACTGACCTGGAAGGGCCTTATGGCGGTCTTCTACTCCCTGTTTGCCATACTGGCCTACGTGGGGTGGCGCTTTGAGTTTCGCTTTGCCCTGGGTGCCGTCATTGCCCTTTTCCACGACGTCATCATCACGGTGGGTTATTTTTCCCTCTTCCACCGGGAGTTTACCCTGGTGGTCGTGGCCGCTGTCCTGACCGTGATCGGCTACTCCATCAACGATACAATCGTCGTCTTCGACCGCATCCGGGAAAACATGAAGCGCCTCAAAAAGCAGCCCCTGAGCGTCATCATCAATGCAGCGGTCAATGAAACCCTCTCCCGCACCCTGATCACCTCTCTGACCGTCGTTCTGGTTCTGGTCTCTCTGCTGCTGGTCGGTGGTGAGGTCATCCGGGATTTCTCCCTGGCATTGTTCATTGGAGTGGTGTTCGGTACCTATTCTTCCATTTTCGTGGCCAGTCCCATCGTGATCCTTCTCGAAAAAAAATTGACATCCCAAATTCCTGCCGTGGAAACAAGCAATGGCCAGTGA
- a CDS encoding homoserine O-acetyltransferase — protein MTLESQPGSVGIVTTHHAELFTRDKPLPLDCGATLGPVGVAYETYGELNADVSNAVLVCHALSGTAHAAGRHHPDDRRYGWWDDYIGPGKPFDTRKFFIISTNNLGGCNGTTGPSSVNPATGKPYGLRFPMITLGDMARLQNAFVDHLGIKKLLAVAGGSMGGMIALQWALDYPDQVASSIIIGSTPRLTAQNIAFNAVARQAIMSDPHFNNGDHYDGPRPEKGLALARMMAHITYLSEKGLHEKFGRRLQDRENLSYGFETDFAVESYLAHQGSSFVRRFDANTYLYITKAMDYYDPFPDPETTARRLQPVTARFLVMCFDTDWRFDTSRSKELVKILNWNRKEVTFQEFSSPHGHDAFLLDAPQYKESLAGFLNRLLEETSRRETRVA, from the coding sequence ATGACGCTGGAAAGCCAACCGGGTTCGGTCGGTATCGTGACCACCCACCATGCTGAATTATTCACCCGGGACAAGCCGCTCCCCCTGGATTGTGGTGCCACCCTGGGGCCGGTCGGCGTTGCTTATGAAACCTACGGCGAACTGAATGCGGACGTCTCCAATGCCGTACTGGTCTGCCATGCACTCTCCGGCACAGCCCATGCTGCGGGACGTCACCACCCGGATGATCGCCGTTACGGCTGGTGGGATGATTATATCGGTCCCGGGAAACCCTTCGATACCCGCAAATTTTTCATCATCAGCACCAACAATCTGGGCGGCTGCAATGGGACCACAGGACCTTCCAGCGTGAATCCCGCAACCGGCAAGCCCTACGGCCTGCGCTTTCCCATGATCACCTTGGGCGATATGGCCCGCCTGCAAAATGCCTTCGTGGACCATCTGGGTATCAAAAAACTCCTGGCCGTGGCCGGCGGCTCCATGGGCGGCATGATTGCCCTGCAATGGGCCTTGGATTATCCAGATCAGGTTGCATCGAGCATCATCATTGGCTCCACCCCCCGGCTCACCGCCCAGAACATTGCCTTCAACGCCGTGGCACGCCAAGCCATCATGTCCGATCCCCATTTCAACAATGGCGATCACTACGACGGCCCGCGTCCGGAAAAAGGGCTGGCCCTGGCCCGCATGATGGCCCACATCACCTATCTGTCGGAAAAAGGGTTGCACGAAAAATTTGGTCGCCGTCTCCAGGATCGGGAAAATCTCTCCTATGGCTTCGAAACCGACTTTGCCGTGGAGAGCTATCTGGCGCATCAGGGGTCATCCTTCGTGCGCCGCTTCGATGCCAATACCTACCTCTACATCACCAAGGCCATGGACTATTACGATCCCTTTCCGGATCCGGAAACCACGGCCAGACGGCTCCAACCGGTCACGGCCCGTTTTCTGGTCATGTGTTTCGATACCGATTGGCGTTTTGATACCAGCCGCTCCAAGGAACTCGTCAAAATTCTGAACTGGAACCGTAAGGAAGTGACTTTCCAGGAGTTTTCCTCTCCGCATGGCCATGATGCCTTCCTGCTGGATGCTCCGCAATACAAAGAGTCACTGGCCGGATTCTTGAACCGCCTTCTGGAAGAAACCAGTCGTCGGGAGACCAGAGTTGCCTGA
- the hpt gene encoding hypoxanthine phosphoribosyltransferase: MNHPITTLFTESQIQKRVASLAVEIAPHLQPEPILVGLLKGALVFTADLLRALSRLGVNPLLDCMLLASYGKKTVSSGHVQIHMDCTLDLTGRQVLLLEDILDSGNTLTCAVQRLRDKGAAQILTCVLLDKPSRRQVPFVADFVGFSIPDAFVVGYGIDYAERYRELPHVAVMRTEAHGNE; the protein is encoded by the coding sequence GTGAATCACCCGATCACCACCTTGTTTACCGAAAGCCAGATTCAGAAAAGAGTCGCGTCCCTGGCCGTTGAAATCGCTCCCCATCTGCAACCAGAGCCAATCCTGGTCGGACTGCTCAAGGGTGCCCTGGTGTTCACCGCCGATCTGTTGCGCGCCCTCTCCCGACTGGGAGTCAATCCCCTCCTGGATTGCATGCTCCTCGCCTCCTATGGCAAAAAAACCGTCTCCAGTGGCCATGTCCAAATCCATATGGATTGCACCCTGGATTTGACCGGTCGGCAGGTGCTGTTGCTGGAAGATATTCTCGACAGTGGTAACACCCTGACCTGTGCCGTGCAACGCCTGCGCGACAAGGGCGCGGCCCAGATTCTGACCTGCGTTTTGCTTGATAAACCCTCCCGCCGGCAAGTTCCCTTTGTCGCCGATTTTGTTGGTTTTTCCATTCCGGATGCCTTTGTAGTTGGCTACGGTATCGACTACGCGGAACGGTACCGGGAGTTGCCCCATGTGGCGGTCATGCGCACAGAGGCCCATGGGAATGAGTGA
- the yajC gene encoding preprotein translocase subunit YajC, which produces MFDLVNSALAQNGGPGPGPGGASATMLNILFMVLMFAVFYFLLIRPQQKQQKQHRDMIANLQRGDSVVTGGGIMGRIHRVEDDVIQLDIGEVDVGGKTPKPVRVRVRRSTIASVTAKSGSPSADAPDSKDKEKNTGNVVKIDKS; this is translated from the coding sequence ATGTTTGATCTCGTCAATTCCGCACTGGCCCAAAACGGTGGTCCGGGACCAGGTCCGGGAGGTGCCAGCGCCACCATGCTGAACATTCTTTTCATGGTGCTGATGTTCGCGGTCTTCTATTTTTTGCTGATCAGACCCCAGCAAAAACAGCAAAAACAGCATCGCGACATGATCGCCAATCTGCAACGCGGCGACTCCGTCGTTACCGGAGGCGGCATCATGGGCCGTATTCACCGGGTCGAAGATGATGTCATCCAACTGGATATCGGCGAGGTGGATGTGGGCGGCAAGACACCCAAACCCGTGCGTGTCCGGGTGCGAAGAAGTACAATCGCCAGCGTGACGGCCAAAAGCGGTTCACCTTCGGCGGATGCTCCAGACAGCAAAGACAAAGAGAAGAATACCGGCAACGTCGTCAAGATCGACAAGTCATAA
- a CDS encoding response regulator, whose protein sequence is MARILVIDDDVGVRALMRVILEDAGHVVVEAPNGRLGIKRYRENSADLVITDMVMPEKDGVEVIVELMEMDSSIKVIAMSGGGRGLEADYNLGIARDFGAIRTLAKPFSRQQVLQVIKDLLPP, encoded by the coding sequence GTGGCACGCATTCTGGTTATCGACGACGATGTCGGCGTCCGGGCACTGATGCGTGTCATCCTGGAAGATGCCGGCCATGTGGTTGTCGAGGCCCCCAATGGACGGCTGGGAATCAAGCGCTATCGTGAAAATTCCGCCGACCTGGTCATCACCGACATGGTCATGCCAGAAAAAGATGGCGTGGAGGTCATTGTCGAATTGATGGAAATGGACTCTTCCATCAAGGTCATCGCCATGTCAGGCGGGGGGCGCGGTCTGGAAGCCGATTACAATCTCGGCATTGCCCGGGATTTCGGGGCCATCCGTACCCTGGCCAAACCCTTTTCCCGCCAACAGGTCTTGCAGGTGATCAAGGATCTTCTGCCCCCTTGA
- a CDS encoding phosphoglycolate phosphatase, which translates to MSFSTRRPLACHAILFDLDGTLVDTSQDLWRALNHAVEKRGFSTLSHAQVRDYVGHGARSLLARSFWGMNALPPEIGQDADFDQALKDFLLHYAAHLADHSRPFPQVMETLQHLRQEGYLLGIVTNKPLHLTHSLLDQLAMTPFFSAVVGGGSLPQFKPEPQPLWHALDILGVAREHAVMVGDSEPDVAAARAAGCPVVAVAYGYNSCIPVQDLHPDRVIDHFSQLLTHLVRAPHKGTPST; encoded by the coding sequence ATGAGCTTTTCGACGCGGCGGCCTCTGGCCTGCCATGCCATCCTCTTCGATCTGGACGGTACCCTGGTGGATACCTCGCAGGATTTATGGCGGGCGCTGAATCATGCTGTTGAAAAACGTGGATTTTCCACCTTGAGCCATGCCCAGGTCCGTGATTATGTCGGCCATGGTGCCCGCTCCCTGCTGGCCAGGAGTTTCTGGGGCATGAACGCCTTGCCTCCGGAAATCGGTCAGGATGCCGATTTCGATCAAGCGCTGAAAGATTTTTTACTCCATTACGCCGCCCATCTGGCCGACCACTCCCGACCCTTTCCCCAGGTGATGGAAACCCTGCAACATCTTCGGCAGGAGGGATATCTGTTGGGTATCGTGACCAACAAGCCCCTGCACCTGACTCACTCATTGCTGGACCAGTTGGCCATGACCCCCTTTTTTTCCGCCGTGGTGGGTGGCGGTTCGTTGCCCCAGTTCAAACCGGAACCACAACCCCTCTGGCATGCCCTGGATATTCTGGGTGTTGCGCGGGAGCATGCGGTCATGGTAGGGGATTCGGAACCCGATGTCGCTGCGGCCCGGGCTGCGGGATGCCCGGTCGTGGCCGTCGCCTACGGATACAACAGTTGCATTCCGGTCCAGGATCTGCACCCGGACCGCGTCATTGATCACTTTTCACAGCTTTTGACCCACCTGGTCCGCGCCCCCCACAAAGGAACCCCATCGACATGA
- a CDS encoding ABC transporter ATP-binding protein, with the protein MIKVENLRKEFRRIKAVDNISFQVQRGEVLGFLGPNGAGKSTTMRMITGFLSPTGGRVEVAGFDMVRQPLAGKRRLGYLPEGSPAYADMTPAGFLDFVAGIRKLSGPEKKQRIDATVAQVHIEKIMHQPIETLSKGFKRRVGLAQAILHDPDILILDEPTDGLDPNQKQEVRTLIRHMAPHKAIVLSTHILEEVEPLCTRVVVIARGRLLADETPEAFASRSRQHDAVTLTLPSHQAAAARQVLANLPEVAELETLTENPDRVTIRLLPKPGVHLAALVGAMAHTHGWSLEKLFVDRGHLDEAFRTLTQATDPHPP; encoded by the coding sequence CTGATCAAGGTCGAAAATCTGCGCAAGGAGTTTCGCCGGATCAAGGCTGTTGACAATATTTCCTTTCAAGTACAAAGAGGTGAGGTGCTGGGATTCCTTGGCCCCAACGGTGCCGGCAAATCCACCACGATGCGCATGATCACCGGTTTTCTATCCCCGACCGGTGGCCGGGTCGAGGTCGCCGGGTTTGACATGGTCCGCCAACCCCTGGCAGGAAAACGTCGCCTGGGCTATCTGCCGGAAGGCTCCCCGGCCTATGCCGACATGACACCCGCCGGATTTCTCGACTTTGTGGCTGGCATCCGTAAACTGAGCGGCCCGGAGAAAAAACAGCGCATCGATGCCACCGTGGCCCAGGTCCATATCGAAAAAATCATGCACCAACCCATCGAAACCCTCTCCAAAGGCTTCAAACGGCGCGTTGGACTGGCCCAGGCCATTCTGCATGACCCGGATATCCTGATCCTTGATGAACCCACGGATGGTCTCGATCCCAATCAAAAACAGGAAGTCCGCACCCTGATCCGACACATGGCCCCGCACAAGGCCATTGTGCTGTCCACCCACATTCTGGAAGAGGTCGAGCCACTCTGTACACGGGTTGTCGTCATTGCCCGGGGCAGACTCCTGGCCGATGAAACCCCCGAGGCCTTTGCCAGCCGTTCCCGTCAGCATGATGCCGTAACCCTGACCTTGCCGTCGCACCAGGCCGCCGCAGCCAGGCAAGTCCTGGCCAATCTGCCGGAAGTCGCCGAACTGGAAACCCTGACAGAAAACCCGGATCGCGTGACAATCCGATTGTTGCCAAAACCCGGTGTTCACCTCGCCGCGCTGGTGGGTGCCATGGCTCACACCCACGGCTGGTCACTGGAAAAACTGTTTGTGGACCGCGGACACCTGGATGAGGCGTTCCGCACCCTGACCCAAGCCACGGATCCACACCCCCCCTGA
- the secD gene encoding protein translocase subunit SecD has translation MRQLPLWKPLLVLAVTLISLLYCVPSMLGGKLPAWWPGWLPSQVVQRGLDLQGGLALLYRVEVEKAVEQTTENLIDEVRLVMRTEQLTHRTLQRIGVDTLELGLSNAADQDKIRQPLTKQLPNVVVTWVPDKTAFHLVLTPEYKKEIGRLALDQAIETIRSRVDQFGVTEPTIQKQGEDRIMIQLPGLDDPGRAKSLIGRTARLEFKMVDEKGDLDAALAGRVPSGDILLYGERVDRTGHKTKQPYLLKRRTVLTGDRLTDARASIDQQQYNEPYVMITFDRQGARKFGQLTGESVGQRMAIILDNKVYSAPVIREKIDGGRAQISGGFTPEEAHDLAIVLRAGALPAPITILEERTVGPTLGNDSIRQGLAAIWLGGALVLFFMGFYYKGFGMLANVAVAVNLFILMAALAMLQATLTMPGIAGAVLLLGISVDANVLIFERIREELRLGKNPMAAIDYGYDRAFLTIVDSHVTTMVTCLVLYQFGTGAVRGFAVSLLIGLAASMFTAVFMTRVSVALILKNRRPKSLSI, from the coding sequence ATGCGTCAACTACCCCTCTGGAAACCACTCCTGGTCCTGGCGGTCACCCTGATTTCGCTCCTGTACTGCGTGCCGTCCATGTTGGGAGGCAAGTTGCCCGCCTGGTGGCCCGGCTGGTTGCCGTCCCAGGTCGTGCAGCGTGGGCTGGACCTGCAAGGTGGTCTTGCCCTCCTCTACCGTGTCGAAGTGGAAAAGGCCGTGGAACAAACCACGGAAAACCTCATCGATGAAGTTCGCCTCGTCATGCGCACGGAACAACTGACCCATCGCACCCTGCAAAGGATCGGGGTTGATACCCTGGAGCTGGGATTGAGCAACGCTGCCGATCAGGACAAGATCCGCCAACCCCTGACCAAACAGCTCCCCAATGTGGTCGTGACCTGGGTACCCGACAAAACGGCGTTTCATCTGGTGTTGACCCCGGAATACAAAAAGGAAATCGGTCGCTTGGCCCTGGATCAGGCCATTGAAACCATCCGCTCCAGGGTGGACCAGTTCGGAGTCACAGAACCCACCATCCAAAAACAGGGCGAAGACCGCATCATGATCCAATTACCCGGTCTGGATGATCCGGGTCGCGCCAAAAGCCTGATCGGTCGTACCGCCCGTCTGGAATTCAAGATGGTCGATGAAAAGGGCGACCTGGATGCGGCCCTGGCCGGACGGGTCCCCTCTGGAGACATCCTTCTCTACGGAGAACGTGTGGATCGTACCGGCCACAAAACCAAACAGCCGTACCTCCTGAAACGGCGCACGGTCCTGACCGGTGACCGCCTCACCGATGCCCGGGCCAGCATCGACCAGCAGCAGTACAATGAACCCTACGTCATGATCACCTTTGATCGCCAGGGAGCGCGCAAATTTGGCCAGTTGACCGGTGAAAGCGTCGGACAGCGCATGGCCATCATCCTCGACAACAAAGTCTACTCGGCACCTGTCATCCGCGAAAAAATTGACGGAGGACGCGCCCAGATCAGTGGTGGCTTCACTCCTGAGGAAGCCCACGATCTGGCCATCGTCCTGAGGGCCGGTGCCCTGCCAGCCCCCATTACCATTCTGGAAGAACGCACCGTCGGTCCCACCCTCGGCAACGACTCCATTCGCCAGGGTCTGGCCGCCATCTGGCTGGGAGGTGCCCTGGTTCTCTTCTTCATGGGCTTTTATTACAAGGGGTTCGGCATGCTGGCCAATGTGGCCGTGGCGGTCAACCTCTTCATTCTCATGGCAGCCCTGGCCATGCTCCAGGCCACGTTGACCATGCCGGGTATTGCCGGCGCTGTCCTGCTCCTGGGTATCTCCGTCGATGCCAACGTTTTGATCTTTGAACGCATCCGCGAAGAACTGCGCCTGGGCAAAAATCCCATGGCTGCCATCGATTATGGCTATGATCGGGCCTTTCTGACCATCGTCGATTCCCACGTCACCACAATGGTGACCTGTCTGGTGCTGTATCAGTTTGGCACCGGAGCCGTGCGGGGTTTTGCCGTCTCCCTGCTCATCGGCCTGGCCGCCTCCATGTTTACCGCCGTGTTCATGACGCGCGTCAGCGTTGCCCTGATCCTGAAAAATCGCCGTCCCAAGAGCCTGAGTATCTGA
- a CDS encoding ATP phosphoribosyltransferase — protein sequence MTRQLKLGIPKGSLEKATMELFLQAGWKIDTHSRNYFPSVNDPDLYCALVRPQEMARYIVDGTLDLGLTGQDWIIERDCQDEVAAICELEYSKSSNKPCRWVLVVPKDSPIQSVADLQNRKIATELVNFTQKYLKERNIQADVQFSWGATEAKVVEGLVDAVVEITETGSTIKAHGLRIVADLLETRTQLIANKNALRDPWKKNKIDQIALLLQAALAARHHVVLKMNVPENLAEAVVKTLPCLRAPTVSHLYRTDWVAVETVVHRNLVRDLIPRLKELGAEGILEYDLQKVV from the coding sequence ATGACCAGACAACTGAAACTCGGCATCCCCAAAGGCAGCCTGGAAAAGGCCACCATGGAGCTTTTTCTCCAGGCCGGCTGGAAAATCGATACCCACTCCCGCAACTATTTTCCCTCGGTCAATGATCCCGACCTCTACTGCGCCCTGGTCCGCCCCCAGGAAATGGCACGCTATATCGTGGATGGTACCCTGGATCTCGGGTTGACCGGCCAGGACTGGATCATCGAACGGGATTGTCAGGATGAAGTCGCCGCCATCTGCGAGTTGGAATATTCCAAAAGCTCCAATAAACCCTGTCGCTGGGTCCTGGTCGTTCCCAAGGACTCCCCGATTCAATCCGTTGCGGACCTGCAAAACAGGAAAATTGCCACGGAACTGGTCAATTTTACTCAGAAATATTTGAAAGAACGCAATATTCAGGCCGATGTGCAATTTTCCTGGGGTGCCACCGAAGCCAAAGTGGTCGAAGGTCTGGTCGATGCCGTGGTGGAAATCACCGAAACCGGTTCGACCATCAAGGCACACGGCCTGCGCATTGTTGCCGACCTCCTCGAAACCCGCACCCAGTTGATCGCCAATAAAAATGCCCTGCGCGATCCCTGGAAAAAAAACAAGATTGACCAGATTGCCTTGTTGTTGCAGGCTGCCCTGGCGGCGCGACACCATGTCGTCCTCAAAATGAATGTCCCGGAAAATCTGGCCGAAGCCGTCGTCAAAACCTTGCCCTGTCTGCGGGCACCCACTGTGAGTCACCTCTATCGCACCGATTGGGTGGCCGTGGAAACCGTCGTCCATCGCAATCTGGTCCGCGACCTCATTCCCCGCCTCAAAGAATTGGGGGCTGAGGGTATTCTGGAATATGATCTGCAAAAGGTGGTATGA
- a CDS encoding response regulator, producing the protein MCKQNNPQRILIVDDVPANVKLLAGFLHGSYSLFLATDGASALEIAGMEHPDLILLDIMMPGMDGYKVCQALKSHGNTKDIPVIFTSAMNDEEDISRGLALGAADYIVKPIRKNILLECVRKHLDG; encoded by the coding sequence ATGTGTAAGCAAAACAATCCCCAGAGAATATTGATAGTCGATGACGTACCAGCAAACGTCAAGTTGTTGGCGGGTTTTTTGCATGGAAGTTATTCACTTTTTCTTGCGACAGATGGTGCGAGTGCCTTGGAAATTGCAGGTATGGAACATCCGGATCTGATTTTGTTGGACATCATGATGCCAGGCATGGATGGTTACAAGGTTTGTCAAGCTTTGAAATCTCATGGGAATACGAAAGACATACCGGTCATCTTCACGAGTGCGATGAACGATGAAGAGGATATATCCAGGGGATTGGCATTGGGCGCGGCAGATTATATCGTCAAGCCGATCAGAAAAAATATTCTTTTGGAGTGTGTCCGGAAGCATCTTGATGGATGA
- the raiA gene encoding ribosome-associated translation inhibitor RaiA has translation MDIKFEGRNVELGDELRERIKKRLEVMDQRFGPITHARVTVQKNAHKNEGRAEVTAVLNVVGNTLTAKKESATVVAAVNDALETLDLELKHFVEKHREHRR, from the coding sequence ATGGATATAAAATTTGAAGGTCGAAATGTGGAGTTGGGTGACGAGCTGCGGGAGCGCATCAAAAAACGCCTGGAGGTCATGGACCAACGGTTTGGTCCCATCACCCATGCCCGTGTGACCGTGCAGAAGAATGCCCACAAAAATGAAGGACGTGCCGAGGTGACCGCCGTCCTCAACGTCGTTGGCAACACCCTTACCGCCAAAAAAGAGTCCGCCACCGTGGTTGCTGCGGTCAACGATGCCCTGGAAACCCTTGATCTGGAACTGAAACATTTCGTCGAAAAACACAGGGAACATCGCCGGTAG